Sequence from the Corallococcus sp. EGB genome:
GGAATGAACTCCGGCTCCACCGGCGGAGGCGGCGTCTTCGCGCCCCGGCGCGTCTTCGCGGCGCGCGGCGGCTTCGCCCCCGGAGTCGCCGTCTTCGCGCCCGGGGAGGTGGCCGCCTTCGCGCCCGGGGGGGTGGCCGCGCGTTTGCGGGCCGTCTTGGTCCGCGTCTTGGAGGCGGGCTCCTGGGCCTCCTGGGCCCGGGCCGTCTCCAGCGTGAACAGGGACAGCGCGCAGACCACCAGGGTAAGGCATGCGCGCGCGCTCAGCCGCCCGGCAAACCCCTTCACCGCGTTGGTGCGCGGCCCACCGTACTCAGTCGAGTCCATCGTTCTCAATTCCACGAGGGGGAAGCAGGGATGTCCGCGGTCCTTGCGCCAGGAGCCAGAGCCGGTGCGACTGGCAATCGCTCAGGGGGTCGAGTTTCCACCCCTGAACGATGGCGTTCCGCTCGACTTCTCAAATTACCGCAATAACTCGCCTTAGGCCAAGTCATGGCTGTCGATCGCGGCAAAACACGCGCACGGCGACGGGAGCGCCGTGCGCTGATCAGCCCACGGCGCAATCAGTCATCCGGCTGTTCAGCGGAGACGGACAGGTCGTCCGCGAACGGAGGCAGCGCGGGACCCAGCGAGTCGGACCGCACCAGGACGGGCGTCTCCACCCGCAGGTCGGGCGCGTCCGCGAGGACGGGCTGACGGCGCGGGGGCCCCTGGGTGACGAGCTTGCGGAAGTCCTCGAACTCGTGGCCCTGGATGCGGGCGAAGGCGTCGAACGGAGCGACCGCACCGACGGAGGACAGGGACTGGGACAACGCGTCCGCCCCGCCCTTCACCTCCACCAGCACGGCGCCGGGCACCCGGGCGCTCTTGAAGAGGACGCGCAGGTCCTTGGGCACGTGCGAGACGGGCACGAGCGCGGCCTCCGCGCCCTTGGCCTCCAGCATCTTCACGGCCGACTCCACGTTGGGCACCGGCACCAGCTTGAAGTGCTTCTGGGCATCCAGGTCGCCGCCCAGCACGACGTGGGTGACGAACTTGGGATCCGCGGGACCCGC
This genomic interval carries:
- a CDS encoding PhnD/SsuA/transferrin family substrate-binding protein produces the protein MKTPSLVARWSVLLAAVLFAVVVARPASAAPKKATLGVFLATTLSDGQERFQYAEALAQKLEASLGRPVTGKSFGRYEDFAKAVGEGQIDFAVVDGWAAVQLGAKAQPVAYAPRAGETQQRWAIISSQKGSVKDLAGKRLAVVKGAGPADPKFVTHVVLGGDLDAQKHFKLVPVPNVESAVKMLEAKGAEAALVPVSHVPKDLRVLFKSARVPGAVLVEVKGGADALSQSLSSVGAVAPFDAFARIQGHEFEDFRKLVTQGPPRRQPVLADAPDLRVETPVLVRSDSLGPALPPFADDLSVSAEQPDD